Proteins encoded in a region of the Globicephala melas chromosome 1, mGloMel1.2, whole genome shotgun sequence genome:
- the LOC138842637 gene encoding anoctamin-7-like: MTPPPASTPCHETDLGEQCPEGGMGLRAQDKSELCGGKSPEAQAGRRRWCRGQGPEDDRLCASRCSICVPDSGGNIFRDWKTEIGRRSCDPRGGRGDSDSCKRSWRDKFQRNLSAAGLLLEECLAKRRALAVYFAKLCALGAAGRGTEPAPDVTRTRTGGGGSYCGAFACCNLCSNTCPISHWTIRRSKLDLSRPGVQAVPERLPVPDSHPFNAPQMLAWLQNTQPRLSFVAEILARTIYGKEERAKMVMARLLTEGVYTAAFPLREGPCDLPGYQVPGADLNPPQLLYSYWACWGCWQKYQPLHHIQEDFGDKAAIYFGWCIWCWGEEICASRSSFLVCSICDTCATWNISEICPMAKMGYLFDHLGTVFFSIFMCFWATAFLEHWKHKSTTLAHHWDCSDFQEEEECPHPEFAALAPQMAQNPVTGLKEPYFPPHTRLPRLLTSSAAILIMLCVLMIFLVSVIIYCGIISIAMFHTANSVLMTQLFIITVGKQLVSNVQEFVVLKLKTWRQKRHLAGLQDTQIRQEQRRWEEDCELIEFKGQFDEYLEMVQVHHHLRGSLPTGTPICSAQQLGGDPTGHPEVLCEYWWLAAERTRLLLLEAIAYLSVIVNGNHTPCRWENDRPGLNAVGRGVLGRGGALSLRTRWAWLGAGYKGFRDAQRNLTLFYWKLLAVRLGFIIAFEHVVFFLGLIAWLVPDVPAALATKIKRER, encoded by the exons ATGACACCACCCCCGGCCTCCACCCCGTGCCATGAAACAGACTTGGGGGAGCAGTGCCCAGAGGGTGGCATGGGGCTCAGGGCCCAAGACAAGTCAGAGCTGTGTGGAGGCAAATCCCCAGAGGCCCAAGCTGGGA GACGGCGATGGTGCCGAGGACAAGGACCGGAGGACGACCGTCTCTGCGCGTCCCGCTGCAGCATTTGTGTCCCAGACTCCGGAGGCAACATTTTCCGCGACTGGAAAACAGAAATTG GGAGGAGAAGCTGCGATCCCCGCGGCGGGCGTGGTGACAGCGACTCCTGCAAGCGGAGCTGGCGCGATAAGTTCCAGAGGAACCTGAGCGCGGCCGGGCtgctcctggaggag TGTCTCGCCAAGCGCCGCGCCCTCGCCGTGTACTTCGCCAAGCTGTGCGCCCTGGGAGCTGCTGGCAGAGGAACTGAGCCAGC GCCCGACGTAACCCGGACtcggacggggggtggggggagctacTGCGGCGCCTTCGCCTGCTGCAACCTCTGCAGCAACACGTGCCCAATAAGCCACTGGACTATCCGCCGCTCCAAGCTGGACTTGTCTCGG CCTGGGGTTCAGGCCGTGCCCGAGCGGCTCCCCGTCCCTGATTCCCACCCGTTCAATGCCCCTCAGATGCTCGCCTGGCTGCAAAACACCCAGCCCAGGCTGAGCTTT GTGGCAGAGATCCTGGCCCGAACAATCTATGGGAAAGAGGAACGTGCAAAGATGGTCATGGCCCGTCTGCTGACCGAGGGAGTCTACACTGCAGCCTTCCCACTGCGTGAG GGCCCCTGTGATCTGCCCGGGTACCAGGTGCCTGGTGCAGACCTCAACCCTCCACAATTGCTGTATTCATACTGGGCCTGCTGGGGGTGCTGGCAAAAGTACCAGCCCCTGCACCACATACAGGAGGACTTTGGGGACAAGGCAGCTATCTACTTTGGTTGGTGCATCTGGTGttgggg GGAGGAGATCTGTGCGAGCAGGAGTTCCTTCCTCGTGTGCTCAATCTGTGATACTTGTGCCACATGGAATATTTCTGAGATCTGCCCCATGGCCAAG ATGGGCTATCTCTTTGACCATCTGGGAACTGTGTTCTTTAGCATCTTCATGTGCTTCTGGGCCACGGCCTTCCTGGAGCACTGGAAGCACAAGAGTACCACCTTGGCCCACCACTGGGACTGCAGTGACTTCCAGGAAGAGGAG GAGTGCCCACATCCAGAGTTTGCTGCCCTGGCCCCACAGATGGCCCAGAACCCAGTGACAGGCCTGAAGGAGCCCTACTTCCCACCCCACACCCGTCTTCCCCGCCTACTCACCAGCTCTGCAGCCATCCTCATCATG CTCTGTGTGTTGATGATTTTCCTGGTGTCTGTCATCATTTACTGTGGCATCATCAGCATTGCAATGTTCCACACGGCCAACTCTGTGCTCATGACCCAG CTCTTCATCATCACAGTGGGCAAACAGCTGGTCAGCAACGTGCAGGAGTTCGTTGTGCT GAAGCTGAAGACCTGGCGGCAGAAGAGACACCTGGCCGGGCTGCAGGACACCCAGATCAGGCAGGAGCAGCGGCGCTGGGAGGAGGACTGTGAGCTCATTGAGTTCAAGGGCCAGTTTGATGAATACCTGGAGATGG TCCAGGTTCATCACCATCTTCGTGGCAGCCTTCCCACCGGCACCCCTATTTGCTCTGCTCAGCAACTGGGTGGAGATCCGACCGGACACCCAGAAGTTCTGTGTGAGTACTGGTGGCTGGCGGCTGAGCGGACCCGGCTGCTCCTGCTTGAAGCCATTGCCTACCTTTCTGTCATCGTGAAT GGCAACCACACGCCCTGCAGGTGGGAGAACGACCGGCCCGGGCTGAACGCGGTGGGGCGGGGCGTGCTTGGGAGGGGCGGGGCCCTGAGTCTGCGGACCCGCTGGGcctggctgggggcggg GTACAAGGGCTTTCGCGACGCTCAGAGGAATCTCACCCTCTTCTACTGGAAGCTGCTGGCTGTGCGTCTGGGCTTCATCATCGCCTTCGAG cacGTGGTGTTCTTCCTGGGCCTCATCGCCTGGCTCGTGCCCGACGTGCCAGCCGCCCTGGCTACCAAGATAAAGCGCGAGCGTTAA
- the CPLANE2 gene encoding ciliogenesis and planar polarity effector 2 produces MARLPAAGSVIVPDWHESAEGKEYLACILRKNRRRVFGLLERPVLSPPVAIDTARYKIFVSGKSGVGKTALVAKLAGLEVPVVHHETTGIQTTVVFWPAKLQASDRVVMFRFEFWDCGESALKKFDHMLPACQEKTDAFLFLFSFTDRASFEDLPGQLARVAGEAPGAVRMVIGSKFDQYMHTDVPEHDLTAFRQAWELPLLRVKSVPGRRLADGRTLDGRAGLADIAHVLNGLAEQLWHQDQVAAGLLPNPPEDPPS; encoded by the exons ATGGCCAGACTACCTGCCGCAGGCTCAGTGATTGTCCCAGACTGGCACGAGAGCGCCGAGGGCAAGGAGTACCTGGCCTGTATCCTGCGCAAGAACCGCCGGCGGGTGTTTG GGCTGCTCGAGCGACCAGTGCTTTCCCCGCCTGTGGCCATTGACACCGCCCGCTACAAGATCTTTGTGTCTGGGAAGAGTGGTGTGGGCAAGACAGCATTGGTGGCCAAGCTGGCTGGCCTGGAGGTGCCCGTGGTGCACCACGAGACCACTG GCATCCAGACCACCGTGGTATTTTGGCCGGCCAAGCTGCAGGCCAGCGACCGTGTTGTCATGTTCCGCTTTGAGTTCTGGGACTGCGGGGAGTCTGCGCTCAAAAAGTTTGATCACATGCTGCCG GCTTGCCAGGAGAAAACAGatgctttcctcttcctcttctccttcactGACCGGGCCTCCTTTGAAGACCTCCCTGGACAGCTGGCCCGAGTAGCAGGCGAGGCCCCTGGTGCGGTCAGGATGGTCATCGGCTCCAA ATTTGACCAGTATATGCACACGGACGTGCCTGAGCATGACCTCACAGCCTTCCGGCAGGCCTGGGAGCTGCCCCTCCTGCGGGTGAAGAGTGTGCCAGGACGACGGCTGGCAGATGGACGCACGCTGGATGGGCGGGCTGGGCTGGCCGACATTGCCCATGTGCTCAACGGCCTGGCAGAGCAGTTGTGGCACCAGGACCAGGTGGCAGCTGGCCTGCTCCCCAACCCCCCAGAGGACCCCCCCAGCTGA